The genomic stretch GATGAAAATATGGATGAAATTAGAAATAAAGAATTTCCTATAATTGAGATTGATTCTAATATGTTGAATAACCAAACTAAATTAACTAATTAAAATGGTAGCATATAACGACTTAAATTATAACGATTGGAAAAAATATTTGGGAGATATTACGACTGACGCAATTTGGATAACTCCTAAGATTAATGGAAAGTTTGAAATTCCAAAAAGAGACTTTTTGCCTAAAAATAGCAATACTTTTCATGGGTTGTTTATTCCTGAAATACCTTATCAATTTATTAGAAGATTTACAAAAAAAGGAGAAATTGTTTGGGATTGTTTTGGGGGTAGTGGAACAACAAAAAAAGTTTCTGATTTATTGGATAGAAAATGTATAATTAATGATATTTCTCCCCAAGAAGATTTTATTATTAAAGCAGATTCAACAACATTTAATCCTAATTCTAAAATTCATTTAATTTTTATGCACCCACCTTATCATAATATAATCAAATATTCAAATAAAAATGAAGATGGCTCAAATTATAATTCAATTAATGAATTCTTAAATTGGTTTGAAAACGTTGTTAAAAATGTTACCCAATATTTAGAAGAAAATAGATTTTTAATTTTGGTGTGTGGAAACATTTATCAAAATGGAGAAGAACACACCTTAGGAGTTTGGTGTAAAGACATTATATTAAAATATGGATTTAAATGTAAATCCCATGTGATAAAAGATTATGGAGAAACTAAAGGAGGAAGTAAAAATTATAACCTTAATTATTATAGGGCATTAAGAGGTAATTTTAATTCTTTTTACGGAGATAATATTTTTATATTACAAAAGATAAATTAATTATAATTAATCTCAGAAAACTTTAATTCTTCTCCAACTACTTCATATTCAATAAATTTTAAAGGTAAGCAATTTTGATTTTTATTATTAAATTGTTTAAATGATTCTATTATTTGCAAATATTTTTCAGAATCTTTATTGTCAAATTTTTTAGCAATTAATACTGGCTGTATTGTGCTTATTCTATTAGAGATATAATATTGTTGTAACCAATCCACATATCTTTGAAGTTGAATAACATTTAATAAAGATATTTGAACTGCTTTTAATTCAATAGGCAAAATTAATCTTTCATCATTTCTCTTTTGTAATGATAAAGCAATATCTATTCTCTGCATTCCAACACCACAAGAAACTTCATTTCCAATCCATTCTAACTTATTGTCTTGTATAAGTAGATTTTTTAATTCATCACTTATATCCACATTTTTACAAATATATGCTTGCAGATGACTTTCAAAAGCTTTATCCTCTTTGTATTTTTGTACAAGTCTTGGTAAAACATTAATTTCCTCTTTTCTTCCAGAATAGTTATGTTTAGTCTCCGACGGAATTATTTTTTGATTATCTACATTATAAGAAAAGTTTTGAGAATTAATTTTTTGTCTATTATTTTTATCTCTTATCAATTTAAATAATCTTTCTGTTTCATAAATCGTAATCATTGTATTTCCACGATTACCTTTTAATTTTCTATAAATTAAACTCCATAACATTTGATTGGGAGATTGAATAAACTTTATTTCGTCTAATGCTTCCCATTCTGTAACCCCTTGTGCATAAACTTCATAAGGTTCTAATAAAACTCTAAAAGTTAATGACTTTTGTAATTCATCTTTTAAAAATTGTCCATTGTCATTATTATCCAAAAAACCATTAGACTTAGCTTTGAATATCCCATAAAATTTTCCTTCGCCAACTTCCCTACTTTGTTGTAAGTAAAAGATTACATAATCTCCAATTCTTACTCTACTTAAATCTGCAATCATGCTAATAAGTAAATTTTCTCTTGTTGGATTAAGTTTTGATTTTGAATTATTATTAAAATCTAAGATGTAATCTTTTGCCCCTGTGCCTGCAAATAAATATTCTAAATGATACTTAAAAGTATTTTTATCAACAATGAAAACATGTGTATTTACCATATTAATATTAAAGATATTCACACATTTATAAATATGTTTGTTTTTTGAGAGGTCTAAAACATATTTTCAAAACTCCCGAATAAAATCAGAAAAATTTGGGCGAAGCCTTTTATCCTTTGTTAGAAGAAATTTTAATTTCTTTGTGGTTTTCGTTGGTCGGATAAAAGAAGTTTTTCTGCGAGGCGAAGCCGAGACTATCTGTCCGAAGGACTAAGGAAATCCCCTATTAATTCAAAAACAAAGTTTTTGCTATCTGTCCTGAAAGGACTAAGCGCGTCTCTCCTATTGGGTGGGAGAAAAAATATTATTTCCTATCTCTTTGTTTTAACTTTATCTTGTAGGCATTCTCAAAAATTGAAACTAACTAGATATTCTACGGAGTAAATTCCGCTTTTTGCGCCTTTTTGTAATGAAAAGCGGAATAAAGTTGGTATAACGCTCGCCTATTGAGTATTATGCTGAGTTTTGTTGGTTTTTTATTGCAATATGAAGTATTATGCAATAAAAAAGCTTGAAAATTGGACAGTCAGTACAGTGAATTTTCATGATTTTTCGCGCCCTTTTGTGGAGTTATACCAACTTCCGGACTATGCAAAGTGTCTAGTGGGCTCTGAATATTTTTTATTAGCGCTGTAGAAACATGTGTATATAGCTCGGTTGTCCTTACGTCAGAATGGCCAAGCAGCTTTTGAATTATGTGAATATCCGTTCCGTTCTCAAGCAGATGCGTAGCATAACTATGGCGCAGTGTATGTGGATGGACATTTTTGATTATTCCGGCAATGCTTGCGGCTTTATCCACTATCTTTTCGATTGTAGCTTCAGTAAGCCGCCCTCCTCTTGCAGAATCAAATACATAGGGGTTCTCATCATTTCTCAGGAGAATGTATGATTCAAGCCGCTTTGATAAAGTGAAAGGCAGCGATACTACACGGTCTTTGTTGCCCTTTCCCTGCCTTACAAAAAGTATGCCTTCTTCGAACCGAATATCATCTTTTTTTAGTTTTGCGGCTTCTGATACTCTCAGGCCGCAGCCATAAACCGTTTCAATTATTAGCTTATGCTTTGTGTTTGAAATCGCAGTTATTATTCTTTGCACTTCATTCTTTGTAAGCACTTCAGGAACTCTTTTCGGGCGCTTCATAAAAGTTATGGCCATCTCCCTTCCGAGCACATTTCTGTAAAAGAACTTGACCGCACTTATCCTCAAATTCACTGTTCTCGGGTCCATTTTTTCAGACAGACCGGCAAAATATTGCCGAATTTCGTCGTGCTCCGCCTGCGCGCCCATTCTCTTAAGAAAACATGATGTATGGAACATATACGACTTTACGGTCTTTGCGCTGAACCCTCTCGACTTAAGTTCGATTTCCAATTTGCCAAGTAATATATTCATAATGTCAATTGATTTTGCAGGGCATATATAATTATCCTTTAAACGTTGCCGATAGATGCATCAGTTATTTCATCCGCGCGTATCCCTGCCGCATCCATCAATTCTTTTTCTAAGTTTTTTGTAAGAGGCTCCGCGCGATTCACATTTTCAAGATGGTGCGGATACCTTTCGCGCAGATATTCAAACCTTTCGGAAAGCGAAACGATTTTATCGTGCTTGACTCGTTTGTCTGCATAGAAAACGATTTTTTCTTCAATGCTGAAGCTTGCGCCTTCTTTTATGATTTTATGCAAAACATGATTTTCCGCAATTTTTGCAACTTCGGGATAGCCTTCTTTTTCAAGAATTTCGCGCGCCATTGAGCCATGCTTGCCGGATTTGTTTTTGATTTCAATAATCTTGTCGATATCGTGCAAAAGTGCTGCTGCGCACACTAACGAAACGTTGACAGTTCCTCCGCGCGCATTTATTCTTTCTGCAATAAAAACCGCGATTTTAGAAACCGTAGCGCAATGTGCGACAATATTTTTGGGCATCCCATATTTTGAAAGAAGCGCCATGCATTCGGAATAAGTGGGAACCTCGATTTTGTTTTGCATGAAAATAATTGTTATCGCATTCATTTAAGATTTAAGCGATTGTGCTGTAGGGTATGAAATTCATTAGACGATTAGATAATTGCAAGCCTGACCAGAACTTCTATTATTATTACAATTGATGCGAAACCAACAACCTGCTCGGGAGTTACCTTTATACCGCTGTTATCTTCGTCAAAATATCGCGTAAGCCCTGCTGTGCTTTGCGGAAGGGATTGTTTTTCTTCTGACATTTTCAAACATCTCCATTAGCATTGGTTTGAAAAGCTTGAAAGCGCAAAACGCGCCTAAGCTTTCAAGATTTTTAATCATTCTCCATTTCTTTGGATTAAAAGATAATTATATGAAGGACGCTAAACTATAAAAAGGTTGTCAGATTACTAGATTTATGCGTATTGCTGTTTCCGGCTCAAAAGATACGAAAAACATTGTTTCTCAAGTGAAACGTGCCGGTATTGAAATAGATGATATTAACCCCGATTTTGTAATCACTTACGGCGGCGACGGAAGCATTCTTTGGGCAGAAAACCAGTATCTTGGAATTCCGAAAATACCTGTTCGTGCAAGCGCAACTGCGAAAGTGTTTATGTATGATGAGAACGATCTTGGGAGTATTCTTGAAAAGCTCAAATGCGGTGAATACAAAATCTCTGAAGTCATGAAGCTTGAGGCGCTATTTGCAGGAAACTGCATTGTCGCGCTTAACGATTTTCAAGTAAGATGTCCCATTCCGGTTCAGGCTCTTAGATTCTCTATCTCTATTAACGGCAAGCCGGCTTTCACAGAAGTTATCGGCGACGGAGCAGTCATTTCAACTCCGTTTGGATCCGGAGCGTATTATTCTTCTGTCGGCGGAAAGCCGTTCAAAAAAGGCATAGGAATTGCCATGAATAATCCGCATGATTATGAAGGGATGCGAACAATTGTCGCCGATGAATCCGATGAGATTTCAATAATATTGCTGCGTAATGAAGGCATTTTATTGTTTGATAACTGCGAGAAAATATTTCGGATAAGCCCAAGTGATGAGATAATAATACGCAAGGCAAAGGAGAACGCGAAGTTTGTAAGAATGGATTAAGCTATTTAAAGCTATTTCTACAACGTATTGAATATCATGCCTTATGGCAAGCTTTTCAACCCAAGGCATAAAGAGATGGTTTAAAATGAAGAAACTAGAATCAGGTTTCATTACGAATGTCGAAGCAAAGCTTATTTTGCAGGCGACAGACCGAAGGAACAAGGATGTTGACGAAAAAGTGGAACTTGGGCATGAGCAGAAAGTGACGCTTGATTATCTTAGGAATGTTGCAAAGGCGAACAAGTCCGATATTGAGGGCGCTAAAAAGAAGCTGGCAGAGCTTGGCGTGCTGAAAGACCACCAGATTATGATATTGCTCAATCTGCTTCCGAAAGACAAAGACGAAATTGATGTCATTTTCCAGAAGGAGAGGACAACGCTTACCAAAGAACAGATAGAAAAAATACTTGAGATTGTAAAAAAGGTTTAGATAATGCAGAATCAAAAAAGTGCATCAAAAACAAAGACTATTTTGATAAAGAGTGATTTTAATGAAAGACGAATGGGCGATCGTATTGGATTATCTGCCGAGAGGGCACCCGATGCAGCCGCGCGCTCATCCGGTTGCGCAGATAATAGGAACTGAAAATTTCAATCTTCTAGAAGTGATTCCGCGTGAGGGAAAAGCATTAAAATCAATGGACAAGGTCTATATCGGCGAAGGAAAGCGCGACGACATTCAATCCATTATCGGCAAAATACCCTCTAATAAGCTTACCGCAACAGCAAATTCTGAATTGCCCTACGTTGTTGAAAAAATAGTAGGCGAGCAAGAGAAAAAATTCGTGAATTTCTTCAATATTGCAGATTCCATAACCACGAAACTGCACAGTTTCGAGCTTCTGTCCGGAATCGGAAAAAAGCACATGTGGGCGATAATTGACGAACGCAAAAAGAGACCTTTCGAGAGCTTTGGGGATATAAAAAAACGCTGCCCAATGCTGCCGGATCTCAAGAAGAGCATTGCGAAAAGAATAGCTTCAGAGCTGACGCAAGAAGAGAAGTGGTATGTTTTCATTGCCGCGCCAAGAGAGGAGAGAAGGTATTAGTAAACACGTTCTTAATTCATTTAAACATTTGATTCTATAAAAGGTATATAAACTTTGAAATAGAAGTTTTAGGAGAAAGGGGTCATGGTGTAACGGTAGCACAAAGGGCTCCAGATTACGAATTATGCTGATTTGGAGCGACGAGCCGAGCAATTCCTTTCACAGCCGTTCTAGGCTTTTTAGCCCGGAGCGATTGGTGAATTGCTAAAAACGGCGATGATTAAAAATAAATTTGTGCGGAGAAACCTTTTAGTCGGGGTTCGAATCCTCGTGACCCCACCATTTTTATAATTTGCTTTTAAAATGCGTTAGTGTGACAAGCGTCGGTAGTCTAGTGGTATGATTCTGGCTTGCCAAGCCAGTGGCCCGGGTTCAATTCCCGGCCGACGCATATTTTTCTGACTTAGAAATCCTCAAACAATTCATCATCTTCGCGCCAAAGCGGCCTGCAAATGACATAATGCACGAGCGTTTCTTTTCCGGTATTCGTCAATTGGTGAGTATGATTGGGCGGTATTAGTATGGACGAAAGTGAATAGACGTTTTTCGATTCTGATCTTCCTGTTTTTCTGTCTTTGATTTTCATTATTCCCGCGCCATTTATAATTAGATAAATTTCAGTCATTTTCTTATGGTAATGTGTCTTTGTTCCCTGCCCTGCGTCAATTCTGTTAATATCTATTTCAAGGTCTTTTTCTATAAAATGCCGTTTTAATCTGCCGCATGGAATAATTTTTTCGTCTTTAATTTCAGAATCATTGATTATTTTCATATCACTCATGCGCGCGATGTTGTCTGATAACTTTTTTAACAACGTAGACCATTCGTTTATTTTTGATTCGTTAATAAACGTTTCAATTTAAATACATCTTTATGAAAGTTAATGCAAAACGGTCGCCGTTAAAGGACAACACTCATGCGCGCTAACCTATGCCAATCATTATAAAGCTTGCCTTAAATATGTAATGGCATGGATGAGTTTTATGCCAATCCGCCAGCCCATAATTTCGATTCTCGGACATGTGGACCATGGAAAAACGACTCTTCTTGACACTATCAGGGCCTCGCGCGTTGCGATCGGCGAAGCTGGCGGCATCACCCAGCATATCGGCGCATCAGAAGTGCCGGTTGAGAACATACTAAAAACCTGTAATTCATTTCTAAAAAAGTGGAAAATTGATGTCAAAATTCCCGGCCTTTTGTTTATTGACACGCCCGGACACGCGGCGTTTTCGCTGCTTCGAAAGCGCGGCGGAGCTCTTGCAGATATAGCGATTCTTGTGATTGACATTACGGAAGGCATAAAGCCGCAGACTGATGAGGCGATCAAAATCCTGCGCGATAATAAGACGCCGTTTATTATCGCCGCGAACAAAGTGGACAAAATCAGCGGATGGCAGACTCAAAAAGATGCCTGTTTCCATGATGCATTTGATGCCCAATCGACAAAAATCCAGGAAGAGCTTGACCTGAAAATTTACACACTTATCGGGCAGTTAGGTGAGCGCAACATAATGAGCGACCGCTTTGACAGGATAACTGACTTCACAAAAACAATAGCAATTGTGCCGGTTTCAGGAAGAAGCGGCGAAGGCGTTGCGGATCTTCTGGGCTTAATTACCGGGCTCTCGCAGAAATATCTTGAAAAAAAGCTTGCGTTGGATGAATCCGGTGTCGGCAAAGGCACTGTTCTTGAAGTGAAGGAAGTTAAAGGCCTCGGGATGACTCTGGACATAATACTTTATGACGGTATAATGCGCCAGGGAGATACGCTTGTGATTGGCGCGCGTGAAAAACCCGTAGTTACGAAAGTCAAGGCGATATTGAAAATACCGCCATTAAAAGAAATTCGGGTCGAAAAAAAATTCGTGCCGGTAAAAGAAGTTTTAGCTGCCGTTGGCATCAAGGTATCTGCAATGAATATTGATGAAGTAATTGCCGGTGTTCCTATCTATACTCTGCGCGAAGGCGCTTTGACAAAAGAATACGAAGATCTTGTCAGAAAGGAAATCGAAAGTGTTGAAATTGTGACTTCAAATGAAGGCTTGATAATCAAGGCAGATGCGCTTGGAAGCCTTGAGGCGATTGTGCGCAGCATAAAAGAGAAGAACATTCCGATAAGAAAAGCGCTTATTGGCGCGGTTTCGCGAAAAGATATACTTGAGGTAAAGGATTCTGACCCTAAATACAAGGTTGTTCTCGCTTTTAATGCAAACGTGGCTGATGATGCAAAGCAGGAATCAAAAGACACCGGCGTAAAAATTCTTGAAAGCGAAATCATTTACAGGCTTCTTGAAGGCTATGATGAGTACTTAAAAGACCTTGATGCCGCACAGAAAAAAGCGCTGTCAGAGTCGTTGAAAAAGCCGGCAAAGGTGCGCATCATTCCGGGATTTGTTTTTAGGCAATCAAAGCCTGCTGTTGTTGGCATGGAAATAGTTCTTGGCACATTGAAAAAAGACGCGAAACTGATGAATTCTGTTGGCGAAGTCCTTGGAGATGTCGAGCAGGTGCAGGACAAGAACGTCAATATTGATGAGGGAAAAATCGGCATGAAATGCGCGGTTTCTGTCGACGGCTTTGTTGTCGGAAGAAATGCAAAAGAGAATGAGGTTTTCTACACATTCCTGACAAAAGAAGAATATAAGTTGCTGCGCAAGAACATCGGCTTCCTGTCGCAGAGCGAAATCACATGCCTTGACGAAATCAAGCAGGTGATGCTGAAAACTGACAAGCTGTGGGATTTGTAACCACTTGCAATCGTCATTGGATTATAAAACCTAGAGCGAAGCGGAGAATTTGAAGTCTGCGAATTAATTTTTATTTAAATCAGGCATACGCATAATTCAACACTAATTCCCCGTTTGAATTTCTTACATACATAACATCGCCATTATTGTTCCAAATAGCATTACAAGAATAACCTCGACTACACCAATATAACTGTTCTCTTCTGTTGGTTCCACAACCGGTGTAAAGAGTTACTGTTTTTTCACTTTCTAAAACAAAGGTTGGAAAAATATATGGATTTCGTGATGATTCATCTTTAACTGTCCAACTCGTTAAATCACAAGGATAAGAGCATGAATTTATCAAAGTTACATATTCATCATTTAGATTATTACAATCATCGCCTTCCGCGTTCCATTTGAAATAAGAAATTCCGATACATTGATTATCGCAAATACCTTCACCTGAAGGTTGTTTCCAAACATTTAATTTTAGCGCCTTAGCTTCGGTTTCGGCATTTCTTAGGTCACTTTCATATTTTTTATTTGGAGAGATGATGTAAACATTTGCATAACCTTCTTTAACTAATTGTGAATTCACAAATGAATCATTAATAAATAAATATCTCAAAAGTCTCCCATATTGGTCTTTATCTTGAATATCATTCTCAAGAATAACATTTTTGCTTTCTATAAGTTCTCTTAGTCTATTATTTGCTTCTTGATAATACGGTTGACCCCGTTCAGGCGTATTAATGCCGAGTAACCGCACTTTGATACTGCCTTGCAGTTCAATGCTATCTCCATCTATAACTCTAGATACAAAAGCAACCGATTTATTAGCGGTTATTTCCGTTGTTGAATGATTTTCTATTTTTTGCCACTGCATTTCTGATGTTTTCACAATAGTTTTTTGTTTGAGAACACAGAGGTTAACCTTTTCCCAGCCCGCGGGCACATCGCACGGCGTCGGGAATTCTTTGCACTCGCCTGTTTTCTCGTTCTTTGCAGGAGTTATGACTTGCGCGCACATTTTAGGTTCGCGCTCCTTTGTTTCGTTGCGCGTCTGATTGCGTTCTTTTTCGCGCTCACGTTCGCCATCATCTTCAGTCAGCTTTTTGATTTTTTCGCGCGCATTTTCCGCCAACTGCTTAGCGGCGTTTGCAAGGCCGTATGCTTCGCCGTATTTTGATGAATCTATCGCGTCTTGCGCCGCAGCCAGCTTGTCAAGAGAATTGTTCAGAAGAATCAGAGCAGCGTTGTCCGTTATATTGTTCATGCCTATTTCATCATTCAGTTTTGCGATTTCTTCCCGTGCATCAATTATATTTTCGAATGCCTCGTCAAGCTTGCCCTTTGTAATATTGTGCTCTTTTTCTATTTTTTCTACCGCATCTTCGATTTCTTCCTTAGTTTTGTTTGTGCGCGCCTTTATCTCGATTTTTATTTTCTCTTTGTTCTTGTTGATTTCGATTTTAAGGGAGCCGGTCTGGTTCTGCATGCTTGCAATAAGCGAGCCGATAAGCGCTTTCTGTTCGGCTGTCAGCTTTCCCTCTGTCATGATTTTTATTTTAAGGCGCTCGGCCATTATTTCTGTCTTGTTCCGGAGCTTTTCTACCTCGCGCTCGATTTCAATCTGCTTTTTTATTTCTTCGGTTTTGTTGCCTTTACTTATGCTTTTTGCGGCGGACTTAGCTTTTTCCAAAAATTCTTCATGGGATTCTTTTGCTTTTTCCGCAGCGTTTATTTTGCCTTCTTCAGCCATTTTCTGGAACTCGCGCAAGCGTTCTTCGGCTATTGTTATGCTCTTTTTTGCTTTTGATTCAGAATTAAATGTAAGCGCCAAAGAGAACTTATCGAGCGCGTCTTTAAAGCCCCAGAAAAAGCTGTCAGGGTTTATTGAAGGCTCGTTGTCTTCAATGACAACTGCGCCGGAGGAAGCATTAGGGGTATCTTCAGCCATGACAAGCGCGAATTGCGCGAAAATCAGAACAAAAGCGGTAATAACAATGGCTTGTTTCATACGTATATAGGCTCGCAGGACAATTTAAACTTTATCCGCACGTCTAATTCATTGGCTTTGAGAACCGGATGATTTTTGCCCGGACAATAGCCTTATAAATCTTGCAGTTATACTATTGTTAGTTTCAAGAGGATACCTATGCCAGCACGAATCGTTATAGGCGACAAAGACGGAAAATCATACCAGAAGGAAATTGCAGCAGATAAATTGAATGCTCTTCTTAATCTGAAAATCGGCGATGAGTTCGACGGAGGAATTGTCGATGTTCCAGGATACCGATTTTCAATAAGCGGCGGGTCTGACAAGGACGGATTCCCTATGCGAAAAGGCGTACATGGCCAGGGAAGGAAACAAATTCTTGTTGCAGAAGGCCCGGGATATTATCCCATTATGAAAGGCGGGCGCAAGAAAAAATCAATACGCGGAGAAGTTATTGCTTCCGATATTGCGCAGATTAATGTTAAACTTGTAAAAGCAGGCGCGAAACCGCTCGCTGAACTCTTTGGAAAAACCGCAGAGGCTCCCAAAGCCGAAGAAAAGAAATAATTCTTTAAAATTCTAGATTTCTTTGCGCTGTTAGCGAAAATATGCATTAATGTACAACCACGTATGAAAAGGTATGGCGATTTTTTATTCTAAATGCTTTAAGGAGCATCATCATTCCGCGCGCAGCCACCACTGAAACGCACGCAGTTATTCCAAGCCCTCCTCCGAGCCCTGCAAATGCCGGGCTTGAAAACAAGAAAACAAAAGAAAAAATCGCGCCGGAAACCGCAATCCACATATGGTTTGGAACCGCTTTTTTTGAGCTCATTCCGGCAAAAGACGCACCCATCGCGGCAAGAGGGATTGTTTCGGCTAGTTGCCCATCAACAAATCCCGTGGCTCCAAGAACATAAAAGATAACGCCGAAAAACAGCGCAACAGCAGCGGATGCCGCCACAGGCCCCCATCCGCGGCTATTGTTCAGTTCATACGTTATGGACGCTGCAACAATGCTGGCTATTATTACTTCATACATTTAATCACCGAATATTTTGCTTGTTAAATATGTCGCAATGAACGCGATTGTTCCTAAGGTGCCGCCGGTTCCGTTATATGTTTTTCTTGGCGCCGTCTGCACCAGCCCGGCAACCAGCCCGGCAAATGCGATTTCCGGCACGCCGAACATGTTCGATGACATGCCAACGAACGCTCCGCAGTATACGGGCCCTGAAAGGCTTTTCATTCGTTCATTCCGGTTTGCATATATTGCATAAGCCAGGCCTACAATGCTGGCGGCAATGACAGGCCCGAAAAACATTGTGCTTAGAAAAAACGTAACAACGGCGCCTAAAAT from Nanoarchaeota archaeon encodes the following:
- a CDS encoding DNA-directed RNA polymerase subunit F, which gives rise to MKKLESGFITNVEAKLILQATDRRNKDVDEKVELGHEQKVTLDYLRNVAKANKSDIEGAKKKLAELGVLKDHQIMILLNLLPKDKDEIDVIFQKERTTLTKEQIEKILEIVKKV
- a CDS encoding site-specific DNA-methyltransferase; this encodes MVAYNDLNYNDWKKYLGDITTDAIWITPKINGKFEIPKRDFLPKNSNTFHGLFIPEIPYQFIRRFTKKGEIVWDCFGGSGTTKKVSDLLDRKCIINDISPQEDFIIKADSTTFNPNSKIHLIFMHPPYHNIIKYSNKNEDGSNYNSINEFLNWFENVVKNVTQYLEENRFLILVCGNIYQNGEEHTLGVWCKDIILKYGFKCKSHVIKDYGETKGGSKNYNLNYYRALRGNFNSFYGDNIFILQKIN
- a CDS encoding 30S ribosomal protein S6e, whose translation is MPARIVIGDKDGKSYQKEIAADKLNALLNLKIGDEFDGGIVDVPGYRFSISGGSDKDGFPMRKGVHGQGRKQILVAEGPGYYPIMKGGRKKKSIRGEVIASDIAQINVKLVKAGAKPLAELFGKTAEAPKAEEKK
- a CDS encoding NAD(+)/NADH kinase, whose protein sequence is MRIAVSGSKDTKNIVSQVKRAGIEIDDINPDFVITYGGDGSILWAENQYLGIPKIPVRASATAKVFMYDENDLGSILEKLKCGEYKISEVMKLEALFAGNCIVALNDFQVRCPIPVQALRFSISINGKPAFTEVIGDGAVISTPFGSGAYYSSVGGKPFKKGIGIAMNNPHDYEGMRTIVADESDEISIILLRNEGILLFDNCEKIFRISPSDEIIIRKAKENAKFVRMD
- a CDS encoding DUF91 domain-containing protein, with the protein product MVNTHVFIVDKNTFKYHLEYLFAGTGAKDYILDFNNNSKSKLNPTRENLLISMIADLSRVRIGDYVIFYLQQSREVGEGKFYGIFKAKSNGFLDNNDNGQFLKDELQKSLTFRVLLEPYEVYAQGVTEWEALDEIKFIQSPNQMLWSLIYRKLKGNRGNTMITIYETERLFKLIRDKNNRQKINSQNFSYNVDNQKIIPSETKHNYSGRKEEINVLPRLVQKYKEDKAFESHLQAYICKNVDISDELKNLLIQDNKLEWIGNEVSCGVGMQRIDIALSLQKRNDERLILPIELKAVQISLLNVIQLQRYVDWLQQYYISNRISTIQPVLIAKKFDNKDSEKYLQIIESFKQFNNKNQNCLPLKFIEYEVVGEELKFSEINYN
- a CDS encoding DUF655 domain-containing protein produces the protein MKDEWAIVLDYLPRGHPMQPRAHPVAQIIGTENFNLLEVIPREGKALKSMDKVYIGEGKRDDIQSIIGKIPSNKLTATANSELPYVVEKIVGEQEKKFVNFFNIADSITTKLHSFELLSGIGKKHMWAIIDERKKRPFESFGDIKKRCPMLPDLKKSIAKRIASELTQEEKWYVFIAAPREERRY
- a CDS encoding thermonuclease family protein, with translation MKQAIVITAFVLIFAQFALVMAEDTPNASSGAVVIEDNEPSINPDSFFWGFKDALDKFSLALTFNSESKAKKSITIAEERLREFQKMAEEGKINAAEKAKESHEEFLEKAKSAAKSISKGNKTEEIKKQIEIEREVEKLRNKTEIMAERLKIKIMTEGKLTAEQKALIGSLIASMQNQTGSLKIEINKNKEKIKIEIKARTNKTKEEIEDAVEKIEKEHNITKGKLDEAFENIIDAREEIAKLNDEIGMNNITDNAALILLNNSLDKLAAAQDAIDSSKYGEAYGLANAAKQLAENAREKIKKLTEDDGEREREKERNQTRNETKEREPKMCAQVITPAKNEKTGECKEFPTPCDVPAGWEKVNLCVLKQKTIVKTSEMQWQKIENHSTTEITANKSVAFVSRVIDGDSIELQGSIKVRLLGINTPERGQPYYQEANNRLRELIESKNVILENDIQDKDQYGRLLRYLFINDSFVNSQLVKEGYANVYIISPNKKYESDLRNAETEAKALKLNVWKQPSGEGICDNQCIGISYFKWNAEGDDCNNLNDEYVTLINSCSYPCDLTSWTVKDESSRNPYIFPTFVLESEKTVTLYTGCGTNRREQLYWCSRGYSCNAIWNNNGDVMYVRNSNGELVLNYAYA
- the infB gene encoding translation initiation factor IF-2: MPIRQPIISILGHVDHGKTTLLDTIRASRVAIGEAGGITQHIGASEVPVENILKTCNSFLKKWKIDVKIPGLLFIDTPGHAAFSLLRKRGGALADIAILVIDITEGIKPQTDEAIKILRDNKTPFIIAANKVDKISGWQTQKDACFHDAFDAQSTKIQEELDLKIYTLIGQLGERNIMSDRFDRITDFTKTIAIVPVSGRSGEGVADLLGLITGLSQKYLEKKLALDESGVGKGTVLEVKEVKGLGMTLDIILYDGIMRQGDTLVIGAREKPVVTKVKAILKIPPLKEIRVEKKFVPVKEVLAAVGIKVSAMNIDEVIAGVPIYTLREGALTKEYEDLVRKEIESVEIVTSNEGLIIKADALGSLEAIVRSIKEKNIPIRKALIGAVSRKDILEVKDSDPKYKVVLAFNANVADDAKQESKDTGVKILESEIIYRLLEGYDEYLKDLDAAQKKALSESLKKPAKVRIIPGFVFRQSKPAVVGMEIVLGTLKKDAKLMNSVGEVLGDVEQVQDKNVNIDEGKIGMKCAVSVDGFVVGRNAKENEVFYTFLTKEEYKLLRKNIGFLSQSEITCLDEIKQVMLKTDKLWDL
- a CDS encoding HDIG domain-containing protein, yielding MQNKIEVPTYSECMALLSKYGMPKNIVAHCATVSKIAVFIAERINARGGTVNVSLVCAAALLHDIDKIIEIKNKSGKHGSMAREILEKEGYPEVAKIAENHVLHKIIKEGASFSIEEKIVFYADKRVKHDKIVSLSERFEYLRERYPHHLENVNRAEPLTKNLEKELMDAAGIRADEITDASIGNV
- a CDS encoding preprotein translocase subunit Sec61beta → MSEEKQSLPQSTAGLTRYFDEDNSGIKVTPEQVVGFASIVIIIEVLVRLAII
- a CDS encoding tyrosine-type recombinase/integrase; this encodes MNILLGKLEIELKSRGFSAKTVKSYMFHTSCFLKRMGAQAEHDEIRQYFAGLSEKMDPRTVNLRISAVKFFYRNVLGREMAITFMKRPKRVPEVLTKNEVQRIITAISNTKHKLIIETVYGCGLRVSEAAKLKKDDIRFEEGILFVRQGKGNKDRVVSLPFTLSKRLESYILLRNDENPYVFDSARGGRLTEATIEKIVDKAASIAGIIKNVHPHTLRHSYATHLLENGTDIHIIQKLLGHSDVRTTELYTHVSTALIKNIQSPLDTLHSPEVGITPQKGAKNHENSLY